The Tessaracoccus flavus genome includes the window ACGTCGATTCCCGCGCCCAGTCCCTCAACATGGAGGACTTCATCTTCGAGACGGTGGTCCCCACCGAAGAGGTCGTGGAGATCCGCAACAACACCCGCAAGACCGTCACGCGATGTGTCCTTCCCGGGTACGTACTGATCCGCATGGAGCTCACGGACGACTCCTGGAGCGTCGTCCGGCAGACCCCGTCGGTGACCGGCTTCGTCGGCCATGGACAGCAGCCTGTGCCGCTGTCGATCGACGAGGTCATCAACATGCTGACCCCCTCCATCGTCGCCAAGGTCAACGCCGCTCAGGCGGGCGCCGCGGTGGCTCGGAAGAGGAAGGTCGAGGTGGTCGACTTCGCGGTCGGCGACTCCGTCATGGTCATCGACGGGCCCTTCACCGGGGTTCACGCGTCGATCACCGAGATCAACGCCAACACTCAGCGGCTCAGGGCCCTGGTCGAGATTCTCGGCCGGGAGACCCCTGTCGACCTGGAATTCAAACAGGTCGAAAAGGTCGTCTAAGATTGAGCGCCTGCCCAGTTCATCTGGGCTCATCCAACACAACAGGTAAAGGACCCATCCATGCCTCCCAAGAAGAAGGTCGCGGCCCTCGTTAAGGTCGCCCTGCAGGCTGGCTCTGCCACCCCTGCGCCGCCGGTCGGTACCGCCCTCGGCCCGCACGGCGTCAACATCATGGAGTTCGTCAAGGCGTACAACGCCCAGACCGAATCCCAGCGCGGAAACGTCATCCCCGTCGAGATCACGATCTACGAGGACCGTACGTTCACCTTCATCACCAAGACGCCCCCGGCGGCTGAGCTGAT containing:
- the rplK gene encoding 50S ribosomal protein L11; the protein is MPPKKKVAALVKVALQAGSATPAPPVGTALGPHGVNIMEFVKAYNAQTESQRGNVIPVEITIYEDRTFTFITKTPPAAELIKKAAGLKSGSANPLKDKVGKLTKDQVREIATTKLPDLNANDVEAAMKIVEGTARSMGVTVE
- the nusG gene encoding transcription termination/antitermination protein NusG, whose amino-acid sequence is MTDNTNDDFEIDLGTFEETENDDVEIDLGLLGEESSSDEDTTLTLMEEEPADEEELEEGEVSKDDALAAALAELREELESKYGEWYVIHTYSGMENRVKQNVDSRAQSLNMEDFIFETVVPTEEVVEIRNNTRKTVTRCVLPGYVLIRMELTDDSWSVVRQTPSVTGFVGHGQQPVPLSIDEVINMLTPSIVAKVNAAQAGAAVARKRKVEVVDFAVGDSVMVIDGPFTGVHASITEINANTQRLRALVEILGRETPVDLEFKQVEKVV